A genomic window from Candidatus Nitrosoglobus terrae includes:
- a CDS encoding secondary thiamine-phosphate synthase enzyme YjbQ, with amino-acid sequence MVVQERLEITTRNREMIEITAQVQGIVAASGIKTGLCHLFIHHTSASLILCENADPDVQRDLAAYLNRLVPDGDPLFIHTQEGVDDMAAHVRTVLTHSDLSLPVADSCCSLGTWQGIYIWEHRYLGHRRRVTVTIYGE; translated from the coding sequence ATGGTAGTTCAGGAACGATTAGAAATTACTACCCGAAATCGCGAGATGATAGAAATTACCGCGCAAGTACAAGGAATCGTTGCTGCTAGCGGTATCAAAACTGGCTTATGCCATCTTTTTATTCATCATACCAGTGCCTCGTTAATACTTTGCGAGAATGCTGATCCGGATGTACAGCGTGATCTAGCCGCTTATTTGAATCGGCTGGTGCCTGATGGAGATCCATTATTTATCCATACTCAAGAGGGAGTGGATGATATGGCAGCCCATGTGCGTACGGTTCTTACTCATTCAGATCTAAGTTTACCGGTCGCTGATAGCTGTTGTAGCTTGGGTACTTGGCAAGGTATCTACATTTGGGAGCATCGTTATTTAGGGCATCGGCGGCGGGTAACGGTGACGATCTATGGCGAGTAA
- a CDS encoding alpha/beta fold hydrolase → MITDTANPSFFTTKTPETIILLHGLWMKGGYLYLLAKRLRVQGYRTICFNYRSLQDTPSETVTCLNQFIMGLEAEVIHFVGHSLGGLLVQHLLTLYPQQRPGRVVALGSPFNGSIVAQRLYAHPLGRYLLGKSIKEDLLIKSLPTWEFTQALGVIAGIRGLGIGRLIVHLPPPHDGIVRVTETKLSGMHDHCLVNTHHNGLPFSSTVVQRIITFLRHGYFTR, encoded by the coding sequence ATGATCACAGATACTGCTAACCCTTCTTTTTTTACTACTAAAACACCAGAAACTATTATCCTCCTCCATGGTCTCTGGATGAAAGGGGGCTATTTATATCTGCTTGCTAAACGCCTTAGAGTCCAAGGTTATCGAACCATTTGCTTTAATTACCGCTCTCTTCAGGATACCCCTAGTGAGACGGTGACCTGTTTAAATCAATTTATAATGGGTTTAGAAGCGGAGGTTATTCACTTTGTAGGGCATAGTTTAGGTGGGCTTTTAGTGCAACATTTATTAACACTGTACCCTCAGCAAAGACCGGGTCGAGTAGTTGCTCTCGGAAGCCCATTTAATGGCAGTATCGTCGCCCAGCGACTTTATGCCCATCCTCTAGGCCGCTATCTTTTAGGGAAAAGTATTAAAGAAGACCTTCTCATTAAAAGTCTGCCCACTTGGGAGTTTACCCAAGCGCTAGGCGTTATTGCTGGGATTCGGGGTTTAGGTATCGGTCGGTTAATAGTACATCTGCCCCCGCCCCACGATGGTATAGTCCGTGTTACAGAAACAAAACTATCAGGTATGCATGACCACTGCTTAGTGAATACCCATCACAACGGGTTACCATTTTCCTCAACAGTGGTGCAGCGTATTATTACTTTTCTACGTCATGGCTATTTTACAAGATAA